Proteins encoded by one window of Burkholderia plantarii:
- the motA gene encoding flagellar motor stator protein MotA — MLIIVGTLVTLLSVFGGYALAGGHLGALIQPLEILMIVGAGLGAFILGNGVKTIKATLRVLPALFKSSKYTKALYMELMALLYVLLAKARKEGTLTLEADIDDPEKSPIFTQYPKILADKHMVEFLTDYLRLMVGGNMNAFEIESLMDEEIETHHVEGEGPAHALTRVGDAMPAFGIVAAVMGVVHTMASADKPPAVLGAMIAQALVGTFLGILLSYGLIGPLASLAEQRVAESTKLLQCIKVTILASLNGYAPAIAVEFGRKVLFSTERPSFAELEEHVRRVKAK; from the coding sequence GTGCTGATTATCGTGGGAACTCTCGTGACGTTGTTGTCCGTGTTTGGCGGCTACGCGCTCGCGGGCGGCCACCTGGGCGCCCTGATCCAGCCGCTCGAGATCCTGATGATCGTGGGTGCAGGGCTCGGTGCCTTCATCCTCGGCAACGGGGTCAAGACGATCAAGGCGACGCTGCGCGTGCTGCCGGCGCTGTTCAAGAGCTCGAAATACACGAAGGCGCTGTACATGGAGTTGATGGCGCTGCTCTACGTGCTGCTCGCCAAGGCGCGCAAGGAAGGCACGCTGACGCTGGAAGCCGACATCGACGATCCGGAAAAGAGCCCGATCTTCACGCAGTACCCGAAGATCCTCGCCGACAAGCACATGGTCGAATTCCTGACCGACTACCTGCGCCTGATGGTGGGCGGCAACATGAACGCGTTCGAGATCGAGAGCCTGATGGACGAGGAAATCGAGACGCATCACGTCGAGGGCGAAGGCCCGGCCCATGCGCTCACGCGCGTCGGCGACGCGATGCCGGCGTTCGGGATCGTCGCGGCCGTGATGGGCGTGGTCCACACCATGGCCTCGGCCGACAAGCCGCCCGCGGTGCTCGGCGCGATGATCGCGCAGGCGCTGGTCGGTACGTTCCTCGGCATCCTGCTGTCCTACGGGCTGATCGGGCCGCTCGCGAGCCTCGCGGAGCAGCGCGTGGCCGAATCGACCAAGCTGCTCCAGTGCATCAAGGTCACCATTCTCGCGAGCCTGAACGGCTACGCGCCGGCGATTGCGGTGGAGTTCGGCCGCAAGGTGCTCTTCTCGACCGAACGCCCGTCGTTCGCCGAGCTCGAGGAGCACGTGCGCCGGGTGAAGGCGAAGTAA
- the motB gene encoding flagellar motor protein MotB: protein MSKGKDRAIVVKRVAPAKKGHHGGAWKLAYADFMTAMMAFFLLMWLLSAVTPVQLKGIADYFNTPLKAALFGNGDRSSHDSSIIQGGGSDITRSDAGTTRRTDGTTMLANRLSQNGRDDEHDTDPGSQDRAEQARLHDLQIKLMAAIEANPVLRQFKQQIRIDSTLSGLRIEIVDTQKRPMFATASNQVEPYMRDILREIGKTLNDVPNRIVMQGHTDAVPYAGGEKGYSNWELSADRANASRRELISGGMDEAKVLRVTGLASTQNLNKADPLDPENRRISILVLNHKSEVALMRDDANTTTLSNDAAGSQALAQITSPARPAKPATSGAPAPVAMPAPVMAPAPAVAPARPAAH from the coding sequence ATGAGCAAGGGCAAGGATCGCGCGATCGTCGTCAAGCGGGTCGCGCCGGCGAAGAAAGGACACCACGGCGGTGCCTGGAAGCTCGCCTACGCGGACTTCATGACCGCGATGATGGCGTTCTTCCTGCTGATGTGGCTGCTGTCGGCCGTCACGCCGGTGCAGCTGAAGGGCATCGCCGACTATTTCAATACGCCGCTGAAGGCTGCGCTGTTCGGCAACGGCGACCGCAGCTCGCACGACTCGAGCATCATCCAGGGCGGCGGCTCGGACATCACGCGCAGCGACGCCGGCACCACGCGCCGCACCGACGGCACCACCATGCTGGCCAACCGCCTGTCGCAGAACGGCCGCGACGACGAACACGACACCGATCCGGGTTCGCAGGATCGCGCCGAGCAGGCGCGGCTGCACGACCTGCAGATCAAGCTGATGGCCGCCATCGAGGCGAACCCGGTGCTGCGCCAGTTCAAGCAGCAGATCCGCATCGACTCGACGCTGTCGGGGTTGCGCATCGAGATCGTCGACACGCAGAAGCGCCCGATGTTCGCCACGGCGAGCAACCAGGTCGAGCCCTACATGCGCGACATCCTGCGCGAGATCGGCAAGACCCTCAACGACGTGCCGAACCGCATCGTGATGCAGGGCCATACCGACGCCGTGCCTTACGCGGGCGGCGAGAAGGGCTACAGCAACTGGGAGCTGTCGGCGGACCGCGCGAACGCGTCGCGACGCGAGCTGATCTCGGGCGGCATGGACGAAGCGAAGGTGCTGCGCGTGACGGGCCTGGCCTCGACGCAGAACCTGAACAAGGCCGATCCGCTCGATCCGGAGAACCGCCGGATCAGCATCCTGGTGTTGAACCACAAGTCGGAAGTCGCGCTGATGCGCGACGACGCGAACACGACGACGCTGTCGAACGACGCGGCCGGATCGCAGGCGCTGGCGCAGATCACCTCGCCGGCCAGGCCCGCGAAGCCGGCGACGTCGGGCGCGCCCGCCCCGGTGGCCATGCCTGCGCCGGTGATGGCGCCTGCCCCGGCGGTGGCGCCGGCGCGGCCCGCCGCCCACTGA
- a CDS encoding response regulator, which translates to MIRSILAIDDSATMRGLLQVTLADAGYDVTVAADGEHALELAAAIAFDLVVTDHHMPGKNGLDVIRTLRTRGTYRQTPILVLTTESSDTFKAAARDAGATGWIEKPLEPDTLLDLVAALAPSHP; encoded by the coding sequence ATGATCCGCTCCATCCTCGCCATCGACGATTCCGCGACCATGCGCGGGCTGTTGCAGGTGACGCTCGCCGACGCCGGTTACGACGTGACCGTGGCGGCCGACGGCGAGCACGCGCTGGAGCTCGCGGCGGCGATCGCCTTCGACCTGGTGGTGACCGACCATCACATGCCGGGCAAGAACGGGCTCGACGTGATCCGCACGCTGCGCACGCGGGGCACGTACCGGCAGACGCCGATCCTGGTGCTGACGACGGAGAGCAGTGACACATTCAAGGCGGCCGCGCGTGACGCGGGCGCCACGGGCTGGATCGAGAAACCGCTCGAACCGGACACGCTACTCGACCTCGTCGCCGCGCTGGCGCCGAGCCATCCGTAG
- the cheA gene encoding chemotaxis protein CheA: protein MTLDITQFYQTFFDEADELLAQMEQLLLGLDAGSPDPEDLAAIFRAAHSIKGGAATFGFAALTDTTHILESLLDRARNHEITLTVPMIDAFLETKDVLSEQLADYRASAEPDAAAAAAICAKLESLLKEALGGGAAPAAAAPAPVAAAPAAASEPDSDTDLESAFAAAAAEFDSATGGAPEHVVTQAVEAAHPGAEGGEAEGGAQEGPHLKVVLTGVDAKDRELLVEELGNLGNIVERSESGDALTLWLESDVPSDDIVAVLCFVIDESQIAIGRGTAPGAGGPAEILGAVDEHDAHDEHDDAPAPAAEARPAAASAPAAAPAAAPAAAPAAAHADGDAAKPAAQAEDRRARAHPAAAGAEGSSIRVGVEKVDQLINLVGELVITQAMLAETANAFDPALHDRLFNGMAQLERNARDLQEAVMSIRMMPMDYVFSRFPRLVRDLAAKLGKEVELVTFGQATELDKSLIERIIDPLTHLVRNSLDHGIETVERRRAAGKDAVGQLVLSAAHHGGNIVIEVSDDGAGLNRERILKKAAQQGIPVSDTISDEEVWNLIFAPGFSTAETITDVSGRGVGMDVVKRNIQSMGGHVEISSTAGRGTTTRIVLPLTLAILDGMSVKVGNEIFILPLNFVMESLQPAAADIYTVGNGERVVRVRGEYLPLVALHEVFSVCDARTDPTQGIVTIMETEGRRFAMLIDELVGQQQVVVKNLETNYRKVHGISAATILGDGSVALIVDVAALNRDARTAHGAGALATF, encoded by the coding sequence ATGACTCTCGACATTACCCAGTTCTATCAGACGTTCTTCGACGAGGCCGACGAGCTGCTCGCGCAGATGGAGCAGCTGCTGCTCGGTCTGGACGCCGGCTCGCCGGACCCGGAGGACCTCGCCGCGATTTTCCGCGCGGCCCATTCGATCAAGGGCGGCGCGGCGACCTTCGGTTTCGCGGCCCTGACCGACACCACCCACATCCTCGAATCGCTGCTCGATCGCGCGCGCAATCACGAGATCACGCTGACCGTGCCGATGATCGACGCGTTCCTCGAGACCAAGGACGTGCTCTCGGAGCAGCTGGCCGACTACCGCGCGAGCGCCGAGCCGGACGCGGCCGCCGCGGCGGCGATCTGCGCCAAGCTCGAATCGCTGCTGAAGGAGGCGCTCGGCGGCGGTGCCGCGCCGGCCGCCGCCGCGCCGGCGCCGGTGGCGGCCGCCCCGGCCGCTGCCTCGGAGCCTGACTCGGACACCGATCTCGAAAGCGCGTTCGCGGCTGCCGCGGCCGAATTCGATTCGGCCACGGGCGGCGCGCCCGAGCACGTCGTGACGCAGGCCGTGGAGGCCGCTCATCCGGGCGCCGAAGGCGGCGAGGCCGAAGGCGGCGCGCAGGAAGGCCCGCACCTGAAGGTCGTGCTGACCGGGGTGGACGCCAAGGACCGCGAACTGCTGGTCGAGGAACTCGGCAACCTGGGCAACATCGTCGAGCGCAGCGAATCGGGCGATGCGCTGACGCTGTGGCTCGAGAGCGACGTGCCGTCCGACGATATCGTCGCCGTGCTCTGCTTCGTGATCGACGAGAGCCAGATCGCGATCGGCCGCGGCACCGCGCCGGGCGCGGGCGGGCCGGCCGAGATCCTCGGCGCGGTCGACGAACACGACGCGCATGACGAACACGACGACGCGCCGGCACCGGCCGCCGAGGCCCGCCCGGCCGCGGCCAGCGCGCCGGCGGCGGCCCCGGCCGCGGCACCCGCGGCGGCACCGGCCGCGGCGCACGCCGACGGCGACGCGGCCAAGCCGGCCGCCCAGGCGGAAGACCGCCGCGCCCGCGCGCATCCGGCCGCGGCCGGCGCCGAGGGCAGTTCGATCCGCGTCGGCGTGGAGAAGGTCGACCAGCTGATCAACCTGGTCGGCGAACTCGTGATCACGCAGGCGATGCTGGCCGAGACCGCCAACGCGTTCGACCCGGCGCTGCACGACCGCCTGTTCAACGGCATGGCGCAGCTCGAGCGCAACGCGCGCGACCTGCAGGAAGCGGTGATGTCGATCCGCATGATGCCGATGGACTACGTGTTCAGCCGCTTCCCGCGCCTCGTGCGCGACCTGGCCGCGAAGCTCGGCAAGGAAGTGGAGCTGGTCACGTTCGGCCAGGCGACCGAACTCGACAAGAGCCTGATCGAACGCATCATCGATCCGCTCACCCACCTCGTGCGCAACAGCCTCGACCATGGCATCGAAACGGTCGAGCGCCGCCGCGCGGCGGGCAAGGACGCGGTCGGCCAGCTGGTGCTGTCGGCCGCGCACCACGGCGGCAACATCGTGATCGAGGTCAGCGACGACGGGGCCGGCCTGAACCGCGAGCGGATCCTGAAGAAGGCCGCGCAGCAGGGCATCCCGGTGTCCGACACGATCAGCGACGAGGAAGTCTGGAACCTGATCTTCGCGCCGGGCTTCTCGACTGCCGAGACCATCACCGACGTGTCGGGCCGCGGCGTCGGCATGGACGTGGTCAAGCGAAACATCCAGTCGATGGGCGGCCATGTCGAGATCTCGTCGACGGCCGGGCGCGGCACCACCACGCGCATCGTGCTGCCGCTCACGCTGGCGATCCTCGACGGCATGTCCGTCAAGGTCGGCAACGAGATCTTCATCCTGCCGCTGAACTTCGTGATGGAGTCGCTGCAGCCGGCCGCCGCCGACATCTACACGGTCGGCAACGGCGAACGCGTGGTGCGCGTGCGCGGCGAATACCTGCCGCTGGTGGCGCTGCATGAAGTCTTCTCGGTGTGCGACGCACGTACCGACCCGACCCAGGGCATCGTCACCATCATGGAGACCGAGGGGCGCCGTTTCGCGATGCTGATCGACGAGCTGGTGGGCCAGCAGCAGGTGGTGGTGAAGAACCTCGAGACCAACTATCGCAAGGTACACGGCATTTCCGCCGCGACCATTCTCGGCGACGGCAGCGTGGCGCTGATCGTCGACGTGGCCGCCCTCAACCGCGACGCCCGCACCGCCCATGGCGCGGGCGCGCTCGCGACTTTCTAA
- the cheW gene encoding chemotaxis protein CheW, with protein sequence MQTAAAGAGASNRRDAAQADAAGQEFLVFTLGDEEYGIDILKVQEIRGYDSVTRIANAPEFIKGVINLRGIIVPIVDMRIKFHLGRIDYDHQTVVIILNVAHRVVGMVVDGVSDVLTLTPDQVMPAPEFGATLTTEYLTGLGTVDGRMLILMDIEKLMTSREMALIDEFRA encoded by the coding sequence ATGCAAACGGCGGCCGCGGGCGCGGGCGCCAGCAACCGCCGCGACGCCGCGCAAGCCGATGCGGCCGGTCAGGAGTTCCTCGTCTTCACGCTCGGCGACGAGGAATACGGTATCGACATCCTGAAGGTGCAGGAAATCCGCGGCTACGACAGCGTCACGCGGATCGCCAACGCCCCCGAGTTCATCAAGGGCGTGATCAACCTGCGCGGCATCATCGTGCCGATCGTCGACATGCGCATCAAGTTCCATCTCGGGCGCATCGACTACGACCACCAGACGGTGGTGATCATCCTGAACGTCGCGCATCGCGTGGTCGGGATGGTGGTGGACGGCGTGTCCGACGTGCTGACGCTGACCCCCGACCAGGTCATGCCGGCGCCGGAGTTCGGCGCGACGCTGACCACCGAGTACCTGACGGGCCTCGGCACCGTGGACGGCCGGATGCTGATCCTGATGGACATCGAAAAGCTGATGACGAGCCGCGAGATGGCCCTCATCGACGAGTTCCGCGCCTGA
- a CDS encoding methyl-accepting chemotaxis protein, whose protein sequence is MLQNWSIRTTLTAVSMSFVLLTAVVGGLGLVALKHTGGALDEIVGGDMPAIHALSDTSSYLLRTRVALDRVRALTESGNVEETQSALNRALALYDTSAKNWQAFQDAKKVGVDSTLADEVATRHSALTAAVDSEFAAIKGGDIAAYHAIADAQISPMFVAYDGAVASVLDVLVKRVGSHRENTQRQIALMTTCIAVGIGLAFLMVFGVRVTLRRLIVGPLERAIGQFERIAAGDLSERVREHGTNEIGRLFGGIGRMQKAMTEMVKSVHRGAESIDVGAHEIATGNVDLSQRTEQQAASLQETASSMEQLTGTVRQNAENARQASQLAVNASDIATRGGQVVSEVVTTMQAISVSSNKVVDIIGTIEGIAFQTNILALNAAVEAARAGEQGRGFAVVAGEVRSLAQRSASAAKEIKQLIGDSADNVKSGSELVGRAGDTMAEIVQAVRRVTDIIGEISAASHEQSTGIEQINRAVGQMDAVTQQNAALVEQAAAAAASLEDQTRQLKGVVAGWRVEGGTAALAQAAAEPVLRAPAPQPVRPSKPAAPVKHAASAAAATAHAGHAAPASDSAKEHASAEPDATPTAAPAEPVAARAKTPRRPAAGTARSGGAAVSAGAAAKSAYAPRTAKAATDGGALKRPALGGEPKPAVTASAGSDDDWETF, encoded by the coding sequence ATGCTGCAGAACTGGTCGATCCGTACGACGCTGACCGCGGTCAGCATGTCGTTCGTGCTTCTTACCGCCGTGGTCGGCGGGCTCGGCCTCGTCGCGCTGAAGCACACGGGCGGCGCGCTCGACGAGATCGTGGGCGGCGACATGCCGGCCATCCATGCGCTCAGCGACACCTCGTCCTATCTGCTGCGCACGCGCGTCGCGCTCGATCGGGTGCGCGCGCTGACGGAGTCCGGCAACGTCGAGGAAACGCAGAGCGCGCTGAACCGCGCGCTGGCGCTGTATGACACCTCGGCCAAGAACTGGCAGGCGTTCCAGGACGCGAAGAAGGTGGGCGTGGACAGCACGCTGGCCGACGAGGTCGCCACGCGCCACAGCGCGCTCACGGCCGCCGTCGATTCCGAGTTCGCCGCGATCAAGGGCGGCGACATCGCCGCTTACCACGCGATCGCCGACGCGCAGATCAGCCCGATGTTCGTGGCCTACGACGGCGCCGTGGCGTCGGTGCTCGACGTGCTGGTGAAGCGGGTGGGCTCGCACCGCGAGAACACCCAGCGGCAGATCGCGCTGATGACCACCTGCATCGCGGTCGGCATCGGTCTCGCGTTCCTGATGGTGTTCGGCGTGCGCGTCACGCTGCGCCGGCTGATCGTCGGGCCGCTCGAGCGCGCCATCGGCCAGTTCGAGCGGATCGCCGCGGGCGACCTGTCCGAGCGCGTGCGCGAGCACGGCACCAACGAGATCGGCCGCCTGTTCGGCGGCATCGGCCGGATGCAGAAGGCGATGACCGAGATGGTGAAGTCCGTGCATCGCGGCGCCGAGTCGATCGACGTCGGCGCGCACGAGATCGCCACCGGCAACGTGGATCTCTCGCAGCGCACCGAGCAGCAGGCCGCCTCGCTGCAGGAAACCGCCTCCAGCATGGAGCAGCTGACCGGCACCGTGCGCCAGAACGCCGAGAACGCGCGCCAGGCGAGCCAGCTGGCCGTCAACGCGTCGGACATCGCCACGCGCGGCGGCCAGGTGGTCAGCGAGGTCGTCACGACCATGCAGGCGATCTCGGTCAGCTCGAACAAGGTGGTCGACATCATCGGCACCATCGAAGGCATCGCGTTCCAGACCAACATCCTGGCGCTGAACGCGGCCGTGGAGGCGGCGCGGGCCGGCGAGCAGGGCCGCGGCTTCGCGGTGGTGGCCGGCGAGGTGCGCTCGCTCGCGCAGCGCAGCGCCAGCGCCGCCAAGGAAATCAAGCAGTTGATCGGCGACTCGGCCGACAACGTCAAGAGCGGCTCCGAGCTGGTCGGCCGCGCCGGCGACACGATGGCCGAGATCGTGCAGGCGGTGCGCCGCGTGACCGACATCATCGGCGAGATCAGCGCCGCGTCGCACGAGCAGTCCACCGGCATCGAGCAGATCAACCGCGCGGTCGGCCAGATGGATGCCGTCACGCAGCAGAACGCGGCGCTCGTCGAGCAGGCCGCGGCCGCCGCCGCCTCGCTCGAGGACCAGACGCGCCAGCTGAAGGGCGTGGTCGCGGGCTGGCGCGTGGAGGGCGGCACCGCCGCGCTTGCGCAGGCCGCGGCCGAACCGGTGCTGCGCGCACCGGCTCCGCAGCCGGTGCGTCCGTCGAAGCCGGCCGCGCCCGTCAAGCACGCGGCGTCGGCAGCCGCCGCGACGGCGCATGCCGGCCATGCCGCGCCGGCTTCGGATTCGGCGAAGGAACACGCATCGGCCGAACCGGACGCCACGCCGACCGCCGCGCCGGCCGAACCGGTTGCCGCCAGGGCGAAGACGCCGCGCCGTCCGGCGGCCGGCACCGCCCGCAGCGGTGGCGCGGCCGTGTCGGCCGGCGCCGCCGCGAAGTCGGCCTATGCGCCGCGCACGGCCAAAGCGGCCACCGACGGCGGCGCGCTGAAGCGCCCGGCGCTCGGCGGCGAGCCGAAGCCGGCGGTGACCGCCTCGGCCGGTTCCGACGACGACTGGGAAACCTTCTGA
- a CDS encoding CheR family methyltransferase: MNAAARPASRLELPSSPSRTTEAGRDFAFTGEDFARIRALIHRRAGISLSDHKRDMAYSRLARRLRTLGLDSFRDYLDRLERDNDPVEWEAFTNALTTNLTAFFREAHHFPILAEFVKTRATPVSVWCSAASTGEEPYTIAITLLEALGPSAARSATILATDLDTQVLEKARAGVYTFDQVKHLSQERLRRFFLKGTGPQAGRVKVRPELKQMIRFEPLNLTDADYGISSQSFDVIFCRNVMIYFDKPTQAQVLTRFEPLLKPGGLLFAGHSENFSYVTQAFRLRGQTVYERTRDAGPAGTARPRARPAAEAPAGAADAAPSLAGEDA; this comes from the coding sequence ATGAACGCCGCCGCCCGCCCCGCATCCCGACTCGAGCTTCCGTCGTCGCCGTCCCGCACGACGGAGGCCGGCCGTGATTTCGCATTCACCGGTGAGGACTTCGCGCGAATCCGCGCGCTGATCCACCGGCGCGCGGGCATTTCGCTGTCCGATCACAAGCGCGACATGGCCTACAGCCGGCTCGCGCGGCGGCTGCGCACGCTCGGCCTCGACAGTTTCCGCGACTACCTCGACCGGCTCGAACGCGACAACGATCCGGTGGAGTGGGAGGCGTTCACCAACGCGCTGACCACCAACCTGACCGCGTTCTTCCGCGAGGCGCACCACTTCCCGATCCTCGCGGAGTTCGTGAAGACGCGCGCCACGCCGGTCTCGGTCTGGTGCTCGGCGGCCTCCACCGGCGAGGAGCCGTACACGATCGCGATCACGCTGCTCGAGGCGCTCGGCCCGTCGGCCGCGCGCTCGGCGACGATCCTCGCGACCGACCTCGATACCCAGGTGCTCGAGAAGGCGCGTGCGGGCGTCTACACGTTCGACCAGGTCAAGCACCTCTCGCAGGAGCGGCTGCGCCGCTTCTTCCTGAAGGGCACCGGCCCGCAGGCGGGGCGCGTGAAGGTGCGCCCCGAGCTCAAGCAGATGATCCGCTTCGAGCCGCTGAACCTGACCGACGCCGACTACGGCATCAGCAGCCAGAGCTTCGACGTGATCTTCTGCCGTAACGTGATGATCTACTTCGACAAGCCGACCCAGGCCCAGGTGCTGACGCGCTTCGAGCCGCTGCTCAAGCCGGGCGGCCTGCTGTTCGCCGGCCATTCGGAGAATTTCTCCTACGTGACGCAGGCGTTCCGGCTGCGCGGCCAGACCGTCTACGAGCGCACGCGCGACGCGGGTCCGGCCGGCACGGCGCGCCCGCGTGCGCGGCCTGCCGCCGAGGCGCCGGCCGGCGCCGCCGATGCCGCGCCGAGCCTGGCCGGGGAGGACGCATGA
- the cheD gene encoding chemoreceptor glutamine deamidase CheD, whose protein sequence is MSAALPIATNHYFDNHFGRPGVKLLPNEFFTTREDMVLVTVLGSCVAACLHDPFAGLGGMNHFMLPDDGADVRATASDSMRYGAYAMEVLINELIKAGGRRERFEAKVFGGAAVLAGMTTINIGDRNADFVRRYLALEKIRIAAEDLQGVHPRKVAFMPRTGQAMVKKLRLSVPGVAEREAELARSAADAKAARAQRARAHVELFSAPASPKPRVELFGSSAAAGTKKQEA, encoded by the coding sequence ATGAGCGCCGCACTGCCGATCGCGACCAACCACTATTTCGACAACCACTTCGGCCGTCCCGGCGTGAAGCTGCTGCCGAACGAGTTCTTCACCACGCGCGAGGACATGGTGCTCGTCACCGTGCTCGGCTCGTGCGTGGCCGCCTGCCTGCACGACCCGTTCGCCGGGCTCGGCGGCATGAACCACTTCATGCTGCCCGACGACGGCGCCGACGTGCGCGCCACCGCGTCCGACTCGATGCGCTACGGCGCCTACGCGATGGAAGTGCTGATCAACGAACTGATCAAGGCGGGCGGGCGGCGCGAGCGCTTCGAGGCCAAGGTGTTCGGCGGCGCGGCCGTGCTGGCGGGCATGACCACCATCAACATCGGCGATCGCAACGCCGATTTCGTGCGCCGCTACCTGGCGCTCGAGAAGATCCGCATCGCCGCCGAGGATCTGCAGGGCGTGCATCCGCGCAAGGTCGCGTTCATGCCCCGCACCGGCCAGGCGATGGTCAAGAAACTGCGGCTGTCGGTACCCGGCGTGGCGGAGCGCGAAGCCGAGCTCGCCCGGTCGGCTGCCGACGCGAAAGCCGCCCGCGCGCAACGTGCGCGCGCCCATGTCGAACTGTTTTCCGCGCCGGCGTCGCCGAAGCCGCGCGTCGAACTGTTCGGCTCATCGGCCGCGGCCGGAACAAAAAAGCAGGAGGCCTGA
- a CDS encoding protein-glutamate methylesterase/protein-glutamine glutaminase — MSTVQKIKVLCVDDSALIRSLMTEIINGQPDMTVVATAPDPLVARELIKQHNPDVLTLDVEMPRMDGLDFLERLMRLRPMPVVMVSSLTERGSEITLRALELGAVDFVTKPRVGIRDGMLDYSERLADKIRAAARARVRQAAPARPASAGGHAGAPLMNNPLVSTEKLLIVGASTGGTEAIRELLVPLPPDAPAVLIAQHMPPGFTKSFAQRLNTLCRIAVKEAEHGERVLPGHAYIAPGHAHLLLARSGANYLAHLSDEPPVNRHRPSVDVLFRSAATHAGKNAIGVILTGMGRDGAAGLLEMKRAGAHTFAQDEASCVVFGMPREAIALGGADEVVPLSEMSRRVLASMGERVQRV, encoded by the coding sequence CTGAGCACCGTGCAGAAAATCAAGGTATTGTGCGTCGACGATTCGGCGCTGATCCGCAGTCTGATGACCGAGATCATCAATGGACAGCCCGACATGACGGTGGTGGCAACGGCACCGGACCCGCTCGTCGCGCGCGAACTGATCAAGCAGCACAACCCGGACGTGCTGACGCTCGACGTCGAAATGCCCCGCATGGACGGGCTCGATTTCCTCGAACGCCTGATGCGCTTGCGTCCGATGCCGGTGGTGATGGTATCGTCTCTGACCGAGCGCGGCTCCGAGATCACGCTGCGCGCGCTGGAGCTCGGCGCGGTTGATTTTGTCACGAAACCGCGGGTCGGGATTCGCGACGGCATGCTCGATTATTCGGAACGGCTGGCCGACAAGATCCGCGCGGCCGCGCGCGCGCGCGTGCGGCAGGCGGCGCCGGCCCGGCCGGCCTCGGCGGGCGGCCACGCGGGCGCGCCGCTGATGAACAATCCGCTCGTCAGTACCGAGAAACTGCTGATCGTCGGCGCGTCGACGGGCGGCACCGAGGCGATTCGCGAACTGCTGGTGCCGCTGCCGCCCGATGCGCCCGCGGTGCTGATCGCGCAGCACATGCCGCCCGGTTTCACCAAGTCGTTCGCGCAACGCCTGAACACGCTGTGCCGGATCGCGGTGAAGGAGGCCGAACACGGCGAGCGGGTGCTGCCGGGACATGCGTACATCGCGCCCGGGCACGCACATTTGTTGCTTGCCCGCAGCGGCGCGAACTACCTCGCGCACCTGTCGGACGAGCCGCCGGTGAACCGGCACCGCCCGTCGGTGGACGTGCTGTTCCGCTCGGCCGCGACGCACGCGGGCAAGAATGCAATCGGCGTGATCCTGACCGGCATGGGCCGCGACGGCGCGGCCGGCCTGCTCGAAATGAAGCGCGCGGGCGCCCACACGTTCGCGCAGGACGAGGCGAGCTGCGTGGTGTTCGGCATGCCGCGCGAGGCGATCGCGCTCGGCGGCGCCGACGAGGTGGTGCCGCTCTCGGAAATGAGCCGGCGCGTGCTGGCCTCGATGGGCGAGCGGGTGCAGCGCGTCTGA
- the cheY gene encoding chemotaxis response regulator CheY: protein MDKNMKILVVDDFPTMRRIVRNLLKELGYGNVDEAEDGAAGLARLKGGGFDFVISDWNMPNLDGLAMLKEIRADAALSHLPVLMVTAESKKENIIAAAQAGASGYVVKPFTAATLDEKLNKILEKMAKTGS from the coding sequence ATGGACAAGAACATGAAAATTCTGGTTGTGGACGACTTTCCGACGATGCGCCGGATCGTTCGCAACCTGCTCAAGGAACTCGGCTACGGCAACGTGGACGAGGCCGAGGATGGTGCCGCCGGGCTCGCGCGCCTGAAGGGCGGCGGCTTCGACTTCGTGATCTCGGACTGGAACATGCCGAATCTCGACGGTCTGGCGATGCTCAAGGAGATCCGCGCCGACGCCGCCCTGTCGCACCTGCCGGTGCTGATGGTGACGGCCGAGTCGAAGAAGGAGAACATCATCGCGGCCGCCCAGGCGGGTGCGAGCGGTTACGTCGTGAAGCCGTTCACCGCGGCGACGCTCGACGAAAAATTGAACAAGATTCTTGAAAAGATGGCGAAGACGGGGAGCTGA